A genomic region of Sphingobium sp. HWE2-09 contains the following coding sequences:
- a CDS encoding NAD+ synthase translates to MTDKLVIALAQMTQSVGDLVANADAMLAWRDRAQGADLIVYPELQLIGYPPEDLVLKPALVDRANQQLDRLAQATADGGPAMLVGTVVAAQGVLFNVVALLEDGAVTAIRQKRELPNYGTFDEKRLFAPGPLPAPIDFKGVKIGVPICEDIWFPFVTAHLKGEGAEILISPNGSPYEIDKDDRRINAVAGTRVRETGLPLVYLNRVGGQDELVFDGASFVMNADRSVAHQMPDWEEALVLTHWEKQDGQWACLPGERHDLDPRPADIYNAMVLGLRDYVNRNRFPGVVLGLSGGIDSALSAAVAVDALGADRVWCVMMPSRFTSQDSLDDAVECARLLGVRYDTIPIEPAVAAFDTMLAPAFEGRQRDLAEENIQSRIRGLTLMALSNKFGHMLLTTGNKSEMSVGYATIYGDMAGGYSVLKDAYKTTVFDLCRWRNENVPSLGEGFGPTGPVMPDRVITKPPSAELRDNQRDDDSLPPYEVLDPILYGLVEEELSVEQLVARGFDRDTVARIERLLYVAEYKRRQSPPGVKLGTRNFGRDRRYPITNAFRTI, encoded by the coding sequence ATGACCGACAAACTCGTGATCGCGCTCGCGCAGATGACCCAGTCCGTGGGCGACCTCGTCGCCAATGCCGACGCCATGCTGGCCTGGCGTGACCGGGCGCAGGGCGCGGACCTCATCGTCTATCCCGAATTGCAGCTGATCGGCTATCCGCCCGAGGACTTGGTGCTGAAGCCCGCCTTGGTCGATCGCGCGAACCAGCAACTGGACCGCCTGGCGCAGGCGACCGCCGACGGCGGCCCCGCCATGCTGGTCGGCACCGTGGTCGCGGCCCAGGGCGTCCTCTTCAACGTCGTCGCCTTGCTGGAGGATGGCGCGGTCACCGCGATCCGGCAAAAGCGCGAACTGCCCAATTACGGCACCTTCGATGAAAAGCGTCTCTTCGCGCCCGGACCGCTGCCCGCGCCGATCGATTTCAAGGGCGTGAAGATCGGCGTGCCGATCTGCGAGGATATCTGGTTCCCCTTCGTCACCGCCCATCTGAAGGGCGAGGGGGCGGAAATCCTCATCAGCCCCAATGGCAGCCCCTATGAAATCGACAAGGACGATCGCCGCATCAATGCGGTCGCGGGCACCCGCGTGCGCGAAACCGGCCTGCCGCTCGTCTATCTCAACCGCGTCGGCGGCCAGGATGAGCTGGTGTTCGACGGCGCCTCCTTCGTCATGAATGCCGACCGCAGCGTCGCCCACCAGATGCCCGATTGGGAGGAAGCACTGGTGCTGACTCATTGGGAAAAGCAGGACGGCCAATGGGCCTGCCTGCCCGGCGAACGGCACGACCTCGATCCCCGCCCGGCCGACATCTACAACGCCATGGTGCTGGGCCTGCGCGACTATGTGAACCGCAACCGCTTCCCCGGCGTCGTGCTGGGCCTGTCGGGCGGCATCGATTCCGCGCTCTCCGCCGCCGTCGCCGTCGATGCGCTGGGCGCCGACCGCGTCTGGTGCGTCATGATGCCCTCGCGCTTCACCAGCCAGGACAGTCTGGACGACGCGGTGGAGTGCGCGCGTCTGCTCGGCGTTCGCTACGACACCATCCCGATCGAACCCGCCGTCGCCGCCTTCGACACGATGCTTGCCCCCGCTTTCGAAGGCCGTCAGCGCGACCTGGCCGAAGAAAATATCCAGTCGCGCATCCGCGGCCTCACCCTGATGGCGCTATCCAACAAGTTCGGCCACATGTTGCTGACCACCGGCAACAAGAGCGAGATGTCGGTCGGCTACGCCACCATCTATGGCGACATGGCGGGCGGCTATTCGGTACTCAAGGACGCGTACAAGACCACCGTCTTCGACCTGTGCCGTTGGCGCAACGAGAATGTCCCCTCGCTCGGCGAAGGCTTCGGCCCCACCGGCCCGGTGATGCCCGATCGCGTCATCACCAAGCCGCCCAGCGCCGAACTGCGCGATAACCAGCGCGACGACGACAGCCTGCCGCCCTATGAAGTGCTGGACCCGATCCTCTACGGCCTGGTCGAGGAGGAACTGTCGGTCGAGCAACTGGTCGCCCGCGGTTTCGACCGCGACACCGTCGCCCGGATCGAACGGCTGCTCTATGTCGCCGAATATAAACGCCGCCAATCGCCCCCCGGCGTGAAGCTGGGCACCCGCAATTTCGGCCGCGACCGCCGCTACCCGATCACCAACGCCTTCCGCACGATCTGA
- a CDS encoding ribose-phosphate pyrophosphokinase, with protein MKLMTGNSNKPLAAAIADYIEIPLTDASVRRFADEEVFVEIHENVRGEDVFVIQSTAYPTNDNLMELLIMIDALKRASAKRITAVIPYFGYARQDRKPGPRTPISAKLVANLITTAGADRVLSVDLHAGQIQGFFDIPTDNLFGAPVMSADIQARFGDKNIMVVSPDVGGVVRARALAKRLDNAPLAIVDKRRERAGESEVMNIIGDVKGRFCILIDDIVDSAGTLCNAAAALKAQGAEEVIAYVSHGVLSGGAVARVDASELLELVITDTIQGTEAVNTSKRVRHLPIAPLLGEAIKRIADESSVSSLFD; from the coding sequence ATGAAACTCATGACCGGCAATTCGAACAAGCCGCTTGCGGCCGCCATCGCCGACTATATTGAAATCCCCCTGACCGACGCCAGCGTCCGCCGTTTCGCGGATGAGGAAGTCTTCGTGGAAATCCACGAGAATGTCCGTGGCGAAGACGTGTTTGTCATCCAGTCGACGGCCTATCCGACCAACGACAATCTGATGGAATTGCTGATCATGATCGATGCGCTCAAGCGCGCGTCGGCCAAGCGAATCACTGCCGTCATCCCCTATTTCGGCTATGCCCGGCAGGACCGGAAGCCCGGCCCGCGCACGCCGATCAGCGCCAAGCTGGTCGCCAACCTCATCACCACGGCGGGCGCCGACCGCGTATTGTCGGTCGATCTGCACGCCGGGCAGATCCAGGGCTTCTTCGACATTCCGACCGACAATCTGTTCGGTGCGCCGGTGATGTCGGCGGATATCCAGGCCCGGTTCGGCGACAAGAATATCATGGTCGTGTCGCCCGACGTCGGCGGCGTGGTGCGCGCCCGTGCGCTGGCCAAGCGGCTGGACAACGCGCCGCTCGCCATCGTCGACAAGCGCCGCGAGCGCGCGGGCGAATCGGAAGTGATGAACATCATCGGCGACGTGAAGGGCCGTTTCTGCATCCTGATCGACGATATCGTCGATTCGGCCGGCACGCTGTGCAACGCCGCCGCCGCGCTGAAGGCGCAGGGGGCCGAAGAGGTCATCGCCTATGTCAGCCATGGCGTGCTGTCGGGCGGCGCGGTCGCCCGCGTCGATGCGTCGGAACTGCTGGAACTGGTGATCACCGATACGATCCAGGGCACCGAGGCGGTGAACACGTCCAAGCGCGTGCGCCATCTGCCGATCGCGCCGCTGCTGGGCGAAGCGATCAAGCGCATCGCGGATGAGAGTTCGGTATCCAGCCTGTTCGACTGA
- a CDS encoding VOC family protein has translation MPGSPVIPCLRYTNAPAAIDFLCDAFGFTRHAVHPDDTDPTIIHHAQLVLGDGMIMLGSVRDMEGESLYTWSTARDIGAVTASVYVLVADPDAHCLHARNEGAVVVQEPQDNDGYPGRGYTALDPEGNVWSFGSYDPFAG, from the coding sequence ATGCCCGGTTCGCCCGTCATCCCGTGCCTGCGCTACACCAACGCCCCCGCCGCAATCGATTTTCTGTGCGACGCCTTCGGCTTTACGCGACACGCCGTCCACCCCGACGACACCGATCCCACGATCATTCATCATGCCCAGCTGGTGCTGGGCGATGGCATGATCATGCTGGGCAGCGTCCGGGATATGGAGGGCGAATCACTCTATACTTGGTCCACCGCCCGCGACATCGGCGCCGTCACCGCAAGTGTCTATGTCCTTGTCGCAGATCCCGACGCCCATTGCCTCCACGCCCGCAACGAAGGGGCGGTGGTGGTGCAGGAACCGCAGGATAATGACGGCTATCCCGGTCGGGGCTACACCGCGCTCGACCCGGAAGGCAATGTCTGGAGCTTCGGCAGCTACGATCCATTCGCAGGTTAA
- a CDS encoding inositol monophosphatase family protein produces MTTRDDLALANRLADAAGTAIRPFFRARYDMELKADKSPVTEADRAAEAAIRAILEKERPDDGIIGEEYGSVREDAERVWILDPIDGTRSFIAGRPIFGTLIALTQAGWPTIGIIDQPIARERWAGMSGQPTTFNGQPVRTRACKALEGAGIATTSPHLFGEGDVPHYMALVAAVSGGSPRQGPVYGGDCYNYGLLASGFLDIVIELGLQSYDFAALVPVVEGAGGLMCDWNGEPLTADSEGHVLALGDPARLEDVLEALQAVGHDHGHDH; encoded by the coding sequence ATGACCACCCGCGATGACCTGGCCCTTGCCAACCGCCTTGCCGATGCCGCCGGCACGGCCATCCGCCCCTTTTTCCGCGCCCGGTACGACATGGAGTTGAAGGCGGACAAGTCGCCGGTGACGGAGGCCGACCGCGCCGCCGAAGCCGCGATCCGCGCAATATTGGAAAAGGAGCGGCCGGACGACGGCATCATCGGCGAGGAATATGGATCGGTGCGCGAGGATGCGGAGCGGGTGTGGATTCTCGATCCGATCGACGGGACGCGCAGCTTCATTGCCGGGCGGCCGATCTTCGGCACGCTGATCGCGCTGACGCAGGCGGGGTGGCCGACCATCGGCATCATCGACCAGCCGATCGCGCGGGAACGCTGGGCCGGGATGAGCGGGCAGCCGACGACCTTCAACGGCCAGCCGGTGCGGACGCGGGCGTGCAAGGCGCTGGAAGGCGCGGGCATCGCCACCACCAGCCCGCATCTGTTCGGTGAGGGCGACGTGCCCCATTATATGGCGCTGGTCGCGGCCGTGTCCGGCGGGTCGCCGCGCCAGGGGCCGGTCTATGGCGGGGATTGCTATAATTATGGGCTGTTGGCGTCCGGTTTCCTGGACATCGTCATCGAATTGGGCCTGCAAAGCTATGATTTCGCCGCGCTGGTGCCGGTGGTCGAGGGTGCGGGCGGGCTGATGTGCGACTGGAACGGCGAGCCGCTGACCGCCGACAGTGAAGGCCATGTGCTGGCGCTGGGCGATCCGGCGCGGCTGGAAGATGTGCTGGAGGCGTTGCAGGCGGTCGGACATGATCATGGGCATGATCACTGA
- a CDS encoding AsmA family protein encodes MVDPTPSPPAEGSGSLVRRARDRWRRLPLPVRIILWIVGILFALWLILFITKGRFLKGSFERILTNRLERPVTVGGDFQLYFAPIAIKFRAEGLRIANPGWASKPDLLRADLIDSRIAPLSLIFGDKYRLQWLELRNAAADMEWTADHQRNTWTLGNPDKKGEPLNLPLISRALLTGTTLRYRDPQLQLATDILFDTTKARDTRFDQAISLSGNGTMRNLPFTLKGQLLSPNATISGGKNSLVARAVAGATVVDVTGTLPGATQLEGSDLHLVTRGPNLSHLFDFLGAAIPDTRAYRFTSNLTRSGKEWRFTRLKGRFGDSDLAGKMTVSLPKGRLLIDADLATQKLDIIDVGPFIGYDPELLAAKGAAGAIETVGGTPRVLPDTPLRVEAIRNFDANVRYTVRTIRAPNLPVSNGAVTVKLDHSLLTLSPLTFDMAGGHVASDIEINARNRPVRTRYDIRLAPTPMGTLLARWGVAESGTNGVIKGRVQMAGLGDTLHDSLGTANGRIAFTLPAGSMWARNVQLAELDVGTFATKMFSGKLKQPVEINCGLVAFTVRNGVAAADPILIDTKKNVMIGRGGFSFKNESLDLVFRADGKKISLLSGQSPVGINGYFARPSMAVVSPELMTRGGAALALGIVGTPIASLLAFVDPGDAKGAACGPVLAGASAQGQRTKGGQPRDDVGRGTTAKDEKGRGNAGEQKRQEKKFLGIF; translated from the coding sequence ATGGTCGATCCCACACCCTCCCCACCCGCCGAGGGCTCAGGCTCGCTCGTCCGTCGCGCGCGCGACCGCTGGCGTCGCCTGCCGCTGCCGGTGCGGATCATCCTGTGGATCGTCGGTATCCTCTTCGCGCTCTGGCTGATCCTCTTCATCACCAAGGGTCGCTTCCTCAAGGGCAGCTTCGAACGCATCCTGACCAACCGGCTGGAACGCCCGGTCACGGTCGGCGGCGACTTCCAGCTCTATTTTGCCCCCATCGCGATCAAATTCCGCGCCGAAGGGCTGCGCATCGCCAACCCTGGCTGGGCCAGCAAGCCCGACCTGTTGCGCGCCGACCTGATCGACAGCCGCATCGCCCCGCTCAGCCTGATCTTTGGCGACAAATACCGGCTGCAATGGCTGGAATTGCGCAACGCCGCCGCGGATATGGAATGGACGGCCGATCATCAGCGCAACACCTGGACGCTCGGCAATCCGGATAAGAAGGGCGAGCCGCTCAACCTGCCGCTGATCAGCCGCGCGCTGCTCACCGGTACGACCCTGCGCTATCGCGATCCGCAACTGCAACTCGCCACCGACATCCTGTTCGACACGACCAAGGCGCGCGATACCCGCTTCGACCAGGCGATCAGCCTGTCGGGCAACGGCACGATGCGCAACCTGCCCTTCACGCTCAAGGGGCAATTGCTATCGCCCAACGCCACCATATCGGGCGGCAAGAACAGCCTGGTCGCCCGCGCCGTCGCCGGTGCGACGGTGGTCGACGTCACTGGTACGTTGCCCGGCGCGACCCAGTTGGAGGGCAGCGACCTGCATCTGGTCACGCGCGGTCCTAACCTTAGCCATTTGTTCGATTTCCTGGGCGCGGCGATCCCCGACACCCGCGCCTATCGCTTCACCTCCAACCTGACCCGCAGCGGCAAGGAATGGCGCTTCACCCGTTTGAAGGGGCGTTTCGGCGACAGTGATCTGGCGGGCAAGATGACCGTCTCCCTGCCCAAGGGGCGCCTGCTGATCGACGCCGACCTTGCCACGCAGAAGCTCGACATCATCGATGTCGGCCCCTTCATCGGCTATGATCCCGAACTGTTGGCGGCCAAAGGCGCGGCCGGCGCGATCGAAACCGTCGGCGGCACGCCCCGCGTCCTGCCCGATACGCCGCTGAGGGTGGAGGCGATCCGCAATTTCGACGCCAATGTCCGCTACACCGTGCGCACCATTCGCGCGCCGAACCTGCCGGTGTCCAACGGGGCGGTGACGGTGAAGCTCGACCACAGCCTGCTCACCCTGTCGCCGCTCACCTTCGACATGGCGGGCGGCCATGTCGCGTCGGACATAGAGATCAACGCGCGCAACCGGCCGGTCCGCACCCGCTACGACATCCGCCTGGCGCCCACGCCGATGGGCACGCTGCTGGCGCGCTGGGGCGTCGCCGAATCGGGCACCAATGGCGTGATCAAGGGGCGCGTGCAGATGGCCGGGCTGGGCGACACGCTCCATGATTCGCTGGGCACCGCGAACGGGCGCATCGCCTTCACCTTGCCCGCCGGGTCGATGTGGGCGCGCAACGTCCAACTGGCCGAACTGGACGTCGGCACTTTCGCCACCAAGATGTTCTCGGGCAAACTCAAGCAACCGGTGGAGATCAATTGCGGCCTCGTCGCCTTCACTGTGCGCAACGGCGTGGCGGCGGCCGACCCGATCCTGATCGATACCAAGAAGAATGTGATGATCGGCCGGGGCGGCTTTTCGTTCAAGAATGAAAGCCTGGACCTGGTCTTCCGCGCGGATGGCAAGAAGATCAGCCTGTTGTCGGGCCAGTCGCCCGTCGGCATCAACGGCTATTTCGCGCGGCCATCCATGGCCGTCGTCAGCCCCGAATTGATGACGCGGGGCGGCGCGGCCCTGGCACTGGGCATCGTCGGCACACCCATCGCATCGCTGCTCGCCTTCGTCGATCCGGGCGACGCCAAGGGCGCGGCCTGCGGTCCGGTGCTGGCCGGGGCCAGTGCGCAGGGTCAGCGCACCAAGGGCGGCCAGCCGCGCGACGATGTCGGTCGCGGCACTACCGCGAAGGATGAGAAGGGCAGGGGCAATGCCGGGGAGCAGAAGCGTCAGGAAAAGAAATTCCTCGGTATCTTCTGA
- the rpmI gene encoding 50S ribosomal protein L35, with amino-acid sequence MPKMKTKSGVKKRFKFTATGKVKHGVAGKRHRLISHNAKYIRQNRGTSVLSDADVAHVRLWAPYGLK; translated from the coding sequence ATGCCCAAGATGAAGACCAAGAGCGGTGTGAAGAAGCGCTTCAAGTTCACCGCCACCGGCAAGGTGAAGCATGGCGTCGCTGGCAAGCGTCACCGGCTGATCAGCCATAACGCCAAGTATATCCGTCAGAACCGCGGCACGTCCGTCCTGTCGGATGCCGATGTTGCCCATGTGCGCCTGTGGGCGCCCTACGGCCTGAAGTAA
- the rplT gene encoding 50S ribosomal protein L20: MARVKRGVTTKAKHKRLLVQAKGYYGRRKNTIRVARQAVEKAGQYAYRDRKVKKRSFRGLWIQRINAGVRAEGLTYSQFMHGLKLAGVQLDRKVLADIAMHEGAAFSAIIAQAKAALPAA, encoded by the coding sequence ATGGCACGCGTAAAACGTGGTGTAACCACCAAGGCGAAGCATAAGCGGTTATTGGTTCAGGCGAAGGGCTATTATGGCCGTCGCAAGAACACGATCCGTGTCGCTCGCCAGGCCGTCGAAAAGGCCGGCCAATACGCCTATCGCGACCGTAAGGTTAAGAAGCGGTCCTTCCGTGGTCTGTGGATCCAGCGCATCAACGCTGGCGTTCGCGCCGAAGGCCTGACCTATTCGCAGTTCATGCACGGCCTGAAGCTGGCCGGCGTGCAACTGGACCGCAAGGTTCTGGCCGATATTGCGATGCATGAAGGCGCCGCATTCAGCGCCATCATCGCCCAGGCGAAGGCTGCGCTGCCCGCAGCTTAA
- a CDS encoding LysE family translocator, translating into MSLHLWWLYVTAVFLISATPGPNMLHVMTQSIAHGPRKATATKAGLMSAVLLCLVASALGLGALLKASPGLFDVLRYAGVAYLVWLGIKAWRAPVGDVGAVGATRARSLRALYGTGLLTGLSNPKLIIFAAALFPQFIDLHRPFWVQLVILITSFVVIEFGWQCLYALGGVKLARWLQPANRQRLFNRGTGLLFIGFGGALLGARA; encoded by the coding sequence ATGTCGCTGCATCTATGGTGGTTGTACGTCACTGCCGTCTTCCTGATCTCCGCCACGCCGGGGCCGAACATGCTGCATGTGATGACGCAGAGCATCGCCCATGGCCCGCGCAAGGCGACAGCGACGAAGGCAGGGCTGATGAGTGCGGTGCTGCTGTGCCTGGTTGCGTCGGCGCTGGGGCTTGGCGCACTGCTCAAGGCGTCGCCGGGGCTGTTCGACGTGCTGCGCTATGCGGGCGTCGCCTATCTGGTCTGGCTGGGGATCAAGGCGTGGCGCGCACCGGTGGGTGATGTCGGCGCGGTGGGCGCGACACGGGCGCGGTCGTTGCGCGCCTTATATGGCACCGGGTTGCTGACGGGGCTTTCCAATCCCAAGCTGATCATCTTTGCCGCGGCGCTGTTCCCGCAGTTCATCGATCTGCACCGCCCCTTCTGGGTGCAGCTGGTGATCCTGATCACCAGTTTCGTGGTGATCGAATTTGGCTGGCAGTGCCTCTATGCTCTGGGCGGGGTGAAGCTGGCCCGCTGGCTGCAACCCGCCAATCGGCAGAGATTGTTCAACCGTGGTACGGGATTGCTGTTCATCGGATTTGGCGGGGCGTTGCTGGGGGCGCGGGCGTAA
- a CDS encoding GIY-YIG nuclease family protein, giving the protein MMHEISPSVYILASRRNGTLYTGVTAALIKRLYEHRNGLIQGFTNDYGVKRLVWFEPHDSMENAILREKRIKKWNRQWKIELIEAENPDWDDLALGLGFEPLPSLRSD; this is encoded by the coding sequence ATGATGCATGAGATCAGTCCATCCGTTTACATCCTTGCCAGCCGACGGAACGGTACGCTTTATACCGGTGTCACAGCCGCCCTGATAAAGCGGTTGTATGAGCATCGAAACGGCTTGATCCAAGGCTTCACGAACGACTACGGCGTCAAGCGCCTGGTTTGGTTCGAGCCGCATGACAGCATGGAGAACGCCATCCTGCGCGAAAAGCGGATCAAGAAATGGAATAGGCAGTGGAAGATAGAGCTGATCGAAGCCGAAAATCCCGACTGGGATGATCTGGCGCTGGGCTTGGGCTTTGAGCCTTTGCCCTCTCTACGCAGCGACTGA
- the pheS gene encoding phenylalanine--tRNA ligase subunit alpha gives MTEISALKAGLIADIAAADTLDAVEALRVGALGKSGVVTGLLKTLGPMSPDERMAKGPPIQDLRESVTAALADKKAALEQAALDARLASERIDMTLPADLGAQGSVHPVSQVMDELAEIFADLGFSVATGPEIEDDWHNFTALNIPETHPARAMHDTFYFPDEDGAKKMLLRTHTSPVQIRTMMNGTPPPIRIIAPGRVYRSDSDATHTPMFHQIEGLVIDKGITLGHLKWTLETFLKAFFEREDIVLRLRPSYFPFTEPSVEVDVGYTLTNGQRVIGGDGEGPSGGWLEVLGSGMVNRRVIEACGLDPDEWQGFAFGTGVDRLAMLKYGMNDLRAFFDGDLRWLKHYGFSALDVPTLSGGVGA, from the coding sequence ATGACTGAAATTAGCGCATTGAAAGCCGGCCTGATCGCCGACATCGCCGCTGCCGACACGCTGGATGCTGTGGAGGCGCTGCGCGTGGGGGCGTTGGGCAAGAGCGGGGTCGTCACTGGCCTGCTCAAGACGCTGGGGCCGATGTCGCCGGACGAGCGGATGGCAAAAGGGCCGCCGATCCAGGATTTGCGCGAAAGCGTCACCGCGGCGCTGGCGGACAAGAAGGCGGCGCTGGAGCAGGCGGCGCTTGACGCCCGGCTCGCGTCCGAACGTATCGACATGACCCTGCCCGCTGACCTGGGTGCGCAGGGGTCCGTCCATCCGGTCAGCCAGGTGATGGACGAGTTGGCGGAAATCTTCGCCGACCTGGGTTTCTCGGTCGCCACCGGGCCGGAGATCGAGGACGACTGGCATAATTTTACCGCGCTCAACATTCCCGAGACGCATCCGGCGCGCGCGATGCATGACACCTTCTACTTCCCGGACGAGGACGGCGCGAAGAAGATGCTGCTGCGCACCCATACGTCGCCGGTGCAGATCCGCACGATGATGAATGGCACCCCGCCGCCGATCCGCATCATCGCGCCGGGCCGCGTTTATCGCAGCGACAGCGATGCGACCCATACGCCCATGTTCCACCAGATCGAAGGGCTGGTGATCGACAAGGGGATCACGCTGGGCCATTTGAAATGGACGCTGGAGACGTTCCTCAAGGCGTTCTTCGAGCGCGAGGACATCGTCCTGCGGCTGCGCCCCAGCTATTTCCCCTTCACCGAACCGTCGGTCGAGGTCGATGTCGGCTATACGCTGACCAATGGCCAGCGCGTCATCGGCGGCGACGGCGAAGGGCCAAGCGGCGGCTGGCTGGAAGTGCTGGGCAGCGGCATGGTCAACCGGCGGGTGATCGAGGCGTGCGGGCTGGACCCTGACGAGTGGCAGGGCTTTGCCTTCGGCACCGGGGTCGATCGGCTGGCGATGCTGAAATATGGGATGAACGACTTGCGCGCCTTCTTCGACGGCGATCTGCGCTGGCTGAAACATTATGGTTTTTCGGCGCTGGACGTGCCCACGCTGAGCGGAGGAGTCGGCGCATGA